DNA sequence from the Vulgatibacter sp. genome:
CACCGCCGAGCCGACGCCCGCGTAGATCAGCGCCTGGAGGATCAGCACCCGTCCGAGATCCGCGGTGGTGGCGCCGATCGCCTTGAGCGTCCCGAACTCGCGCAGGTTGTCCAGCACCGCGCTGTACATGGTGATCGAGACGATGGCGAAGCCGACCAGGAGGCCGAAGAGCGCCGAGATCCCGAGCATCATGCCCATCGGCGTCTGCACCAGCACGAAGCGCATCGCCCGCAGCGCGAAGGCCTGCGAGGTGAGCACCTCGACGTCGTCGAGGCGCGCCTGCAGCGCCTTCGCGACCTCCGCCGGATCGCTGCCCGGCTCGACGCCCACGAGGATCATCGAGGGATCGCGATCCGTGCGGCCGGCGATCTCCCGGGCGGTGTCGAAGGAGGCGAAGGCGTAGGAGGGGCCGAAGGGGATCGCGCCCCAGGTGAAGCCGACCGCCTGGATCTGCCTGCCGTTCACCTCCCGGAGGCTGCCGAGATCGAGGTGGCCCAGCTTCTCCCGCTCCGCGTCCTCGAAGAAGAGCGTGCGCGCCTGGAGGAGGTGCCGGGGATCGCCTGCGACCACGTTCCAGGGGCCGCCCAGGCCGGGCTGCTCGACGCCGAGGATGGTGACCTGCTCGGTGCCGCCCTCCGGCAGCGCGAGGGAGCCTGCGGTCCAGAGGAGCGGCGAGGTCCAGGAGACGCCCGGCACGGCGCGCGCCCGGTAGAGCACC
Encoded proteins:
- a CDS encoding ABC transporter permease translates to MKLPPRLRALLQLALSMQIHDRAKFAGGVVGVVFATVLAGQQSGLILGLLAKSRMVIEHGGAAVWIVPPNTQQPQAGRIPEEVLYRARAVPGVSWTSPLLWTAGSLALPEGGTEQVTILGVEQPGLGGPWNVVAGDPRHLLQARTLFFEDAEREKLGHLDLGSLREVNGRQIQAVGFTWGAIPFGPSYAFASFDTAREIAGRTDRDPSMILVGVEPGSDPAEVAKALQARLDDVEVLTSQAFALRAMRFVLVQTPMGMMLGISALFGLLVGFAIVSITMYSAVLDNLREFGTLKAIGATTADLGRVLILQALIYAGVGSAVGITALGFIGRAVRSAKVTLRYPPELLLGLLLVMAAICIAASLLGLLRLRKLEPGIVFRG